A stretch of Vannielia litorea DNA encodes these proteins:
- the trhA gene encoding PAQR family membrane homeostasis protein TrhA, which produces MTHATDPAILPHASRPYSRAELVTDAVVHLAALALAVGAVPVLITLTAVWRGDAMGILGVSVYGATLIAMLTCSLLYNHLPRPEWRAMLLRFDQSAIYLKIAGTYTPFALLAGAGQGLLVFIWVLAMVGTAANFALPRRPTAVGIGLCLGMGWAVLFGGQDLLAVTSTPVIVLMAVGGGLYSAGTLFLLLGRMRFHNAIWHLFVAAASIIFFIAVFMHAAQSAV; this is translated from the coding sequence ATGACACACGCCACAGACCCTGCGATCCTGCCGCACGCCTCACGGCCCTATAGCCGCGCCGAGCTTGTGACCGACGCGGTTGTGCACCTCGCGGCACTGGCGCTGGCGGTGGGCGCGGTGCCGGTGCTGATCACCCTCACGGCGGTCTGGCGCGGTGACGCGATGGGCATCCTGGGCGTTTCGGTCTACGGCGCGACGCTGATCGCCATGCTGACCTGCTCGCTGCTCTACAACCATCTGCCGCGCCCGGAATGGCGCGCCATGCTCCTGCGCTTCGACCAGTCTGCGATCTACCTCAAGATCGCGGGCACCTACACGCCCTTCGCCCTGCTTGCGGGGGCAGGCCAGGGGCTTCTGGTGTTCATCTGGGTGCTGGCGATGGTGGGGACGGCGGCCAATTTCGCCCTGCCGCGCCGGCCCACGGCGGTGGGCATCGGGCTCTGCCTCGGCATGGGCTGGGCGGTGCTCTTCGGAGGGCAGGACCTGCTGGCCGTCACCTCCACGCCGGTGATCGTGCTGATGGCGGTGGGCGGCGGGCTCTACTCCGCCGGCACGCTCTTCCTTCTGCTCGGTCGGATGCGCTTTCACAACGCGATCTGGCACCTCTTTGTCGCCGCAGCCTCGATCATCTTCTTCATCGCCGTCTTCATGCACGCCGCGCAATCGGCGGTTTGA
- the polA gene encoding DNA polymerase I, whose translation MAFGKGCHLHLIDGSAFIFRAYHALPPLTRKSDGLPIGAVAGFCNMLHKYIEANTGPDAPTHAAVIFDYSGKSFRNEIYDKYKANRPPAPEDLVPQFPLTRQATRAFNVACEEIEGYEADDIIATLSCQAREAGGRVTIISSDKDLMQLVGDGVEMLDAMKNKRIGPDEVVEKFGVKPERVVDVQALAGDSTDNVPGAPGIGIKTAALLINEFGDLDTLLERAGEIPQPKRRESLQDNAELIRISRRLVQLDCNTPLDFSLDDLEVKEPDPEALLAFLAEMEFRTLARRVAEQFKVEAPVIDDTPGASAGSDGAEAGDMPDPTAREIPFDHAKYEHVATAQALDDWLMRIARAGYVAVDTETTGLDEMVADLVGISLSVTPGEACYIPLAHVKGTGDDLFADDTPAEGQLPMQQVLDALKPMLEDPQILKIGQNIKYDAKILHRYGVTVAPFDDTMLMSYAMHGGLHGHGMDALSERYLHHNPIPIKELIGSGKSQLTFDKVPLEEAVKYAAEDADITLRLWQTFKPRLHRARVTTVYETLERPLVPVLAQMERHGVKVDRDTLSRMSNAFAQKMAGLEAEIHELAGEAFNVGSPAQLGEILFDKMGLEGGKKGKTGKYSTPADVLEDLATEHDLPARVLDWRQLSKLKSTYTDALQTHINAETGRVHTSYSITGANTGRLASTDPNLQNIPVRTEEGRRIREAFVAQKGNRLVSLDYSQIELRILAHIADIDALKQAFKDGHDIHAMTASEMFDVPLDQMTPDIRRQAKAINFGVIYGISGFGLARNLRIPRAEAQAFIDRYFERFPGIRKYMDDTVAYAKEHGCVQTLFGRKIHTPEINAKGPGAGFAKRAAINAPIQGTAADVIRRAMIRMPEAIRDLPARMLLQVHDELIFEVEEAAVDDTIAAVRKVMESAAAPAVHLAVPLEVDAGQGMSWAEAH comes from the coding sequence ATGGCATTCGGCAAGGGCTGCCACCTTCACCTGATCGACGGATCGGCCTTCATCTTCCGCGCCTACCACGCGCTGCCGCCGCTCACCCGCAAGTCCGACGGGTTGCCGATCGGCGCCGTGGCGGGCTTCTGCAACATGCTGCACAAGTACATCGAGGCCAACACCGGCCCCGATGCCCCGACCCACGCGGCGGTGATCTTCGACTATTCCGGCAAGAGCTTTCGCAACGAGATCTACGACAAGTACAAGGCCAACCGCCCGCCCGCGCCGGAGGACCTGGTGCCGCAATTCCCGCTCACCCGGCAGGCCACCCGTGCCTTCAACGTCGCCTGCGAGGAGATCGAGGGCTACGAGGCAGACGACATCATTGCTACCCTCTCCTGCCAGGCCCGCGAGGCCGGCGGGCGGGTGACGATCATCAGCTCCGACAAGGACCTGATGCAGCTCGTCGGCGACGGGGTCGAAATGCTCGATGCGATGAAGAACAAGCGCATCGGCCCCGACGAGGTGGTGGAGAAGTTCGGGGTGAAGCCCGAGCGCGTGGTCGACGTTCAGGCACTTGCCGGTGACAGCACCGACAACGTGCCGGGCGCGCCGGGGATCGGCATCAAGACCGCCGCCTTGCTCATCAACGAGTTCGGCGACCTCGATACGCTGCTGGAACGGGCCGGAGAAATCCCACAGCCCAAGCGCCGCGAGTCGCTGCAAGACAACGCCGAGCTCATCCGCATCAGCCGCAGGCTCGTTCAGCTCGATTGCAACACCCCGCTCGATTTCAGCCTCGACGACCTCGAGGTGAAGGAGCCCGACCCCGAGGCCCTGCTGGCCTTCCTGGCCGAGATGGAGTTTCGCACCCTGGCCAGGCGGGTGGCCGAGCAGTTCAAGGTCGAGGCCCCGGTGATCGACGACACGCCCGGCGCAAGCGCTGGCAGCGATGGTGCCGAGGCCGGCGACATGCCCGACCCGACGGCCCGTGAAATCCCCTTCGACCATGCGAAATACGAGCATGTCGCCACGGCGCAGGCGCTCGACGACTGGCTCATGCGCATTGCCCGCGCGGGCTATGTTGCCGTTGATACCGAAACCACCGGCCTCGACGAGATGGTGGCCGACCTCGTCGGCATCTCGCTCTCCGTCACCCCCGGCGAGGCCTGCTACATCCCGCTCGCCCATGTGAAGGGCACGGGCGACGACCTCTTTGCCGATGACACCCCGGCCGAGGGCCAGCTCCCGATGCAGCAGGTGCTCGACGCGCTGAAGCCGATGCTGGAAGACCCGCAGATCCTGAAGATCGGCCAGAACATCAAGTACGATGCCAAGATCCTGCACCGCTACGGCGTCACGGTCGCCCCCTTCGACGACACCATGCTGATGAGCTACGCCATGCATGGCGGGCTGCACGGGCACGGGATGGATGCGCTCTCCGAGCGGTATCTCCACCACAACCCGATCCCGATCAAGGAGCTGATCGGCTCGGGCAAGAGCCAGCTCACCTTCGACAAGGTGCCGCTGGAGGAGGCGGTGAAATACGCCGCCGAGGATGCCGACATCACGCTCAGGCTCTGGCAGACCTTCAAGCCGCGCCTGCACCGTGCGCGCGTCACCACCGTCTACGAAACGCTGGAGCGCCCGCTGGTGCCCGTGCTGGCCCAGATGGAGCGCCACGGCGTGAAGGTCGACCGTGACACGCTCTCCCGCATGTCCAACGCCTTCGCGCAGAAGATGGCCGGGCTCGAGGCCGAGATCCACGAGCTTGCCGGCGAGGCCTTCAACGTCGGATCCCCGGCCCAGCTCGGCGAGATCCTCTTCGACAAGATGGGGCTGGAAGGCGGCAAGAAGGGCAAGACCGGCAAGTACTCCACCCCGGCGGATGTGCTCGAAGACCTCGCCACCGAGCACGACCTGCCCGCGCGGGTGCTCGACTGGCGCCAGCTCTCCAAGCTGAAGAGCACCTACACCGACGCGCTGCAAACCCACATCAATGCCGAAACAGGCCGGGTGCACACGAGCTACTCGATCACCGGCGCCAACACCGGGCGGCTGGCCTCGACCGACCCCAACCTGCAGAACATCCCCGTGCGCACCGAAGAGGGCCGCCGCATCCGCGAGGCCTTCGTGGCGCAAAAGGGCAACAGGCTGGTGTCGCTCGACTACTCCCAGATCGAGCTGCGCATCCTCGCCCATATCGCCGACATCGACGCGCTGAAGCAGGCGTTCAAGGACGGCCACGACATCCACGCTATGACCGCGTCGGAGATGTTCGACGTGCCGCTCGACCAGATGACCCCGGACATCCGCCGCCAGGCCAAGGCGATCAACTTTGGCGTGATCTACGGGATCAGCGGTTTCGGCCTTGCCCGCAACCTGCGCATCCCCCGCGCCGAGGCCCAGGCCTTCATCGACCGCTACTTCGAGCGCTTCCCGGGCATCCGGAAGTACATGGACGACACCGTGGCCTACGCCAAGGAGCACGGCTGCGTGCAAACCCTCTTCGGGCGCAAGATCCACACGCCCGAGATCAACGCAAAGGGCCCCGGCGCGGGCTTTGCCAAGCGCGCGGCAATCAACGCGCCGATCCAGGGAACGGCGGCCGACGTGATCCGCCGCGCGATGATCCGGATGCCGGAGGCGATCCGGGACCTGCCCGCCAGGATGCTGCTCCAGGTCCACGACGAGCTCATCTTCGAGGTCGAGGAGGCCGCGGTGGACGACACCATCGCCGCCGTCCGCAAGGTGATGGAGAGCGCCGCCGCCCCTGCCGTCCACCTCGCGGTGCCGCTCGAAGTGGATGCTGGTCAGGGCATGAGCTGGGCCGAGGCACATTGA
- a CDS encoding pseudouridine synthase codes for MLLALNKPMNLLSQFTDEGQWQGLSGLGLPEKVYPAGRLDRDSEGLLLLTDDGKLQARISSPKFKMAKTYWVLVEGTPDAAALEALKLGVELKDGPTRRAEVAMIPEPEALWPRDPPVRIRKAPDTWLALTIREGRNRQVRRMTAAVGHPTLRLIRAQIGPWALDGLAPGEWREVDATPPEPRTPRRKTLRLKR; via the coding sequence ATGCTTCTTGCCCTGAACAAACCCATGAACCTGCTCTCGCAATTCACCGACGAGGGCCAGTGGCAGGGCCTATCGGGCCTCGGCCTGCCGGAAAAGGTCTACCCTGCGGGCCGGCTCGACCGGGACTCGGAGGGCCTGCTGCTCCTTACGGATGACGGCAAGCTGCAGGCACGCATTTCCAGCCCCAAGTTCAAGATGGCCAAGACCTACTGGGTTCTGGTCGAGGGCACGCCCGATGCCGCCGCGCTGGAAGCGTTGAAGTTGGGCGTGGAGCTGAAGGATGGCCCCACCAGACGCGCCGAGGTCGCCATGATCCCCGAGCCGGAGGCACTATGGCCCCGCGATCCGCCGGTGCGGATCCGGAAGGCGCCCGACACCTGGCTTGCGCTCACAATCCGCGAGGGAAGAAACCGGCAGGTACGGCGCATGACCGCAGCGGTGGGTCACCCGACGCTTCGGCTCATCCGTGCGCAGATCGGGCCCTGGGCGCTGGACGGCTTGGCGCCGGGAGAGTGGCGTGAGGTCGATGCAACGCCGCCCGAACCCCGCACACCGCGCCGAAAGACGCTGCGGCTGAAGCGTTAG
- a CDS encoding helix-turn-helix transcriptional regulator, whose translation MRRADRLFQIVQLLRGGRLVTARMLAERLEVSERTIYRDIADLVGSGVPIEGEAGVGYLMRAGFDLPPLMFNRNEIVALVAGARLIRAWGGLEMAEAAEEALVKIAAVLPEAERGRAAGLQIHAYSMPYLMDDETRRRLDGIERAVDARERLVLDYGDAEGAETARVVRPLSLIFWGRTWTLIGWCELRDDFRMFRVDRIKGMTCGERFRIEPGKSLQDFYRMERHRGGFDERRSGAS comes from the coding sequence ATGCGTCGCGCCGACCGCCTGTTCCAGATCGTCCAGCTGCTCCGCGGGGGGCGGCTGGTCACTGCGCGGATGCTGGCCGAGCGGCTGGAGGTGAGCGAGCGCACGATCTACCGCGACATCGCCGATCTGGTGGGCTCTGGCGTGCCGATCGAGGGCGAGGCGGGGGTGGGTTACCTGATGCGTGCCGGCTTCGACCTGCCGCCGCTGATGTTCAACCGAAACGAGATCGTGGCGCTGGTGGCGGGCGCGCGGCTGATCCGCGCCTGGGGCGGGCTCGAGATGGCCGAGGCCGCCGAGGAGGCGCTGGTGAAGATCGCGGCGGTGCTGCCCGAGGCAGAGCGCGGCCGCGCGGCCGGCCTGCAGATCCACGCCTACTCGATGCCCTACCTGATGGATGACGAGACCCGGCGGCGGCTCGACGGCATCGAACGGGCGGTCGATGCCCGCGAGCGGCTGGTGCTCGATTACGGCGATGCCGAGGGGGCCGAAACCGCGCGGGTGGTGCGCCCCTTGAGCCTGATTTTCTGGGGCCGGACCTGGACCCTCATCGGCTGGTGCGAGCTGCGCGACGACTTCCGGATGTTCCGGGTAGACCGGATCAAGGGCATGACCTGCGGCGAACGGTTCCGCATCGAACCGGGAAAGAGCCTGCAGGATTTCTACCGGATGGAGCGGCACCGTGGCGGTTTCGACGAGCGCCGCAGCGGAGCGTCCTAA
- a CDS encoding VOC family protein translates to MTDTMTNPADMTTAPEDALVWCEIPVTDLDAAIAYYGAVLDHPLVRNDEGPNPMAMLPVKSPMDGTAGHLYPGKPAGDGSGVTVHLAVPVLEAALERVLEAGGRVLPGIIPIPSGRFAYTLDPDGNSIGLFEFSKAK, encoded by the coding sequence ATGACCGACACCATGACCAACCCCGCCGACATGACGACGGCCCCCGAAGATGCGCTCGTCTGGTGCGAGATTCCGGTGACCGATCTCGACGCCGCGATCGCCTATTACGGCGCCGTGCTGGACCACCCGCTGGTGCGCAATGACGAGGGGCCGAACCCGATGGCGATGCTGCCGGTGAAATCGCCGATGGATGGCACCGCGGGCCACCTTTACCCCGGCAAGCCCGCGGGCGACGGCTCGGGGGTGACGGTGCACCTGGCCGTGCCGGTGCTGGAGGCCGCGCTCGAGCGGGTGCTCGAGGCCGGGGGCCGGGTGCTGCCGGGGATTATTCCCATCCCATCCGGGCGTTTTGCCTATACGCTCGACCCCGATGGCAACTCGATCGGGTTGTTCGAGTTCAGCAAGGCCAAGTGA
- a CDS encoding DUF1285 domain-containing protein produces the protein MAKSKARQDIVKPDAGSLETAARSASKKGKLPPVHLWNPKFCGDLDMRIARDGTWFYLGTPIGRPELVRLFSTILKKEGEDYFLVTPVEKVGITVDDAPFVAVDFTAHGAGEAQVLRFETNVGDVTEAGPDNPIRVVRDPETGEPSPYVHVRAGLEALIDRKSFYRLVEIGAEQDGWFGLWSGGAFFRIIPAAELP, from the coding sequence ATGGCGAAATCGAAGGCCAGACAAGATATTGTGAAACCCGACGCCGGAAGCCTGGAAACCGCCGCCCGGAGCGCTTCCAAAAAGGGCAAACTCCCGCCGGTCCACCTGTGGAACCCCAAATTCTGCGGCGATCTCGACATGCGCATCGCCCGCGATGGCACCTGGTTCTACCTCGGCACCCCGATCGGTCGCCCCGAGCTGGTGCGGCTCTTCTCCACCATCCTGAAGAAGGAGGGAGAGGATTACTTTCTCGTGACCCCGGTGGAGAAGGTGGGCATCACGGTGGACGATGCGCCCTTCGTTGCGGTGGATTTCACCGCCCATGGCGCGGGCGAGGCCCAGGTGCTGCGCTTCGAGACCAATGTGGGCGATGTCACCGAGGCCGGACCCGACAACCCGATTCGCGTGGTGCGCGACCCGGAGACCGGCGAACCCTCGCCCTACGTGCACGTGCGAGCCGGGCTGGAGGCGCTGATCGACCGCAAGAGCTTTTACCGACTGGTGGAGATCGGCGCCGAGCAGGACGGCTGGTTCGGCCTCTGGTCGGGCGGTGCCTTCTTTCGCATCATCCCGGCTGCCGAGTTGCCTTGA
- a CDS encoding AAA family ATPase has product MSDDAGLVPEIEALAEKLGQARASISRRFIGQETVVDLVLSALVCGGHGLLIGLPGLGKTRLVDTLSTVMGLNGSRIQFTPDLMPADILGSEVLETAEGGSRAFRFIEGPIFCQLLMADEINRASPRTQSALLQAMQEKEVTVGGQHRVLEKPFHVLATQNPIEQEGTYPLPEAQLDRFLVQIDVLYPDRDTERDIILATTGAEEAESHQIFSAGELIAAQALLRRMPVGTSVVELILDLVRACRPEDPTAPEAVQRSVSWGPGPRAAQALMMTVRARALLEGRLVPSAEDVMAMAAPVLTHRMALSFAARARGEELSSVIRSVAESVTRVEAAA; this is encoded by the coding sequence ATGTCCGACGACGCGGGCCTCGTGCCAGAAATCGAGGCGCTGGCCGAGAAGCTGGGGCAGGCGAGGGCCTCCATCAGCCGCCGGTTCATCGGGCAGGAGACAGTCGTGGACCTCGTGCTTTCGGCCCTCGTCTGCGGCGGCCACGGGCTGCTGATCGGCCTTCCGGGCCTAGGCAAGACCCGCCTGGTCGATACGCTCTCGACGGTGATGGGGCTCAACGGCAGCCGCATCCAGTTCACCCCCGATCTGATGCCGGCCGATATTCTAGGCTCCGAGGTTCTGGAAACCGCCGAGGGCGGCTCACGCGCCTTCCGCTTCATCGAGGGGCCGATCTTTTGCCAGCTGCTGATGGCCGACGAGATCAACAGGGCCTCGCCGCGAACGCAATCTGCCCTGCTGCAGGCGATGCAGGAAAAGGAGGTGACCGTCGGTGGCCAGCACCGCGTTCTGGAAAAGCCCTTTCACGTGCTCGCCACGCAGAACCCGATCGAGCAGGAGGGCACCTATCCGCTGCCCGAAGCCCAGCTCGATCGTTTCCTGGTGCAGATCGACGTGCTTTACCCGGACCGTGATACCGAGCGGGACATCATCCTGGCCACCACCGGCGCGGAGGAGGCCGAGAGCCACCAGATCTTCAGCGCCGGGGAGCTGATTGCCGCGCAGGCCCTGCTGCGGCGGATGCCGGTGGGCACCAGCGTGGTCGAGCTGATCCTCGATCTCGTCCGCGCCTGCCGCCCGGAAGACCCGACCGCGCCCGAGGCGGTGCAGCGATCCGTCAGCTGGGGTCCGGGGCCGCGCGCGGCCCAGGCGTTGATGATGACGGTGCGCGCCCGCGCCCTTCTCGAAGGCCGCCTGGTGCCCTCCGCCGAAGATGTGATGGCCATGGCCGCACCCGTGCTCACCCACCGCATGGCGCTCTCCTTTGCTGCCCGCGCGCGGGGCGAGGAGCTGTCGTCTGTCATTCGTAGCGTGGCCGAGAGCGTCACACGGGTGGAGGCGGCGGCTTGA
- a CDS encoding DUF58 domain-containing protein, whose translation MSQTASVHLHAGVGRGLRSKAEGLAAALPPLLAEAEHLAQTVLLGAHGRRRSGMGDEFWQYRPLAVGDEARSIDWRRSAKSDQHFVREKEWQAAQSVMLWCDEAMSMRFSGTPGKRPSKAERARLLTLAIAVLLVRGGERVGLARLEQPPRSGPLQLIRIADALGGAMEAEEKALPGPDYGAPRGDTLPLHSRAVFLSDFMGDVEAVETALARAADRGVRGAMVMILDPQEEEFPFDGRTIFESMGGSLAHETKKAGDLRSRYLDRLAARKDRLEQLSRTTGWQFSTHHTDSPAQSALLWLYGALEHGR comes from the coding sequence TTGAGCCAAACCGCTTCTGTTCATCTCCATGCCGGCGTCGGGCGCGGGCTGAGGTCGAAGGCCGAGGGGCTCGCTGCCGCGCTGCCCCCTCTGCTGGCCGAAGCCGAGCATCTTGCGCAGACCGTGCTGCTGGGCGCGCACGGCCGCCGCCGCTCGGGCATGGGCGACGAGTTCTGGCAGTACCGCCCGCTGGCCGTGGGCGACGAGGCGCGCAGCATCGACTGGCGCCGTTCGGCCAAGTCGGACCAGCACTTCGTGCGCGAGAAGGAGTGGCAGGCGGCACAATCTGTCATGCTCTGGTGCGACGAGGCGATGTCGATGCGCTTTTCCGGCACGCCCGGCAAGCGCCCCTCCAAGGCCGAGCGCGCGCGCCTGCTGACGCTGGCCATCGCCGTGCTGCTGGTGCGGGGCGGCGAGCGCGTGGGGCTGGCGCGGCTCGAGCAGCCGCCACGCTCCGGCCCGCTCCAGCTTATCCGGATTGCCGACGCGCTGGGCGGTGCGATGGAGGCCGAGGAAAAGGCCTTGCCGGGCCCCGACTACGGTGCGCCGCGCGGCGATACCCTGCCGCTGCACTCGCGCGCCGTGTTCCTGTCGGATTTCATGGGCGATGTGGAGGCGGTTGAAACCGCACTGGCCCGCGCGGCCGACCGAGGCGTGCGCGGGGCCATGGTGATGATCCTCGACCCGCAGGAAGAGGAGTTTCCTTTCGACGGGCGCACGATCTTCGAGAGCATGGGGGGCAGCCTTGCCCATGAAACGAAGAAGGCCGGAGACCTGCGCAGCCGCTATCTCGACCGTCTTGCGGCCCGCAAGGACCGGCTTGAGCAGTTGAGCCGCACCACGGGCTGGCAGTTTTCGACCCACCACACCGACAGTCCGGCCCAATCGGCGCTGCTCTGGCTCTACGGGGCCCTGGAGCATGGTCGCTGA
- a CDS encoding DUF4159 domain-containing protein has product MFAIGPIGFTAPLLLWALVVLPLLWLLLRAVPPAPIRRRFPGVALLLGLEDEDSQTDRTPWWLLLLRMLAIAAIVIGFAGPVLNPEQRRDGSGPLVIVLDGGWADARDWPGRMARIEGLLTDAAAADRPVAVVSLTALPAAGELPMLAAAAWGPRLAGLEPTAWPPVSGAAVDWVESLGNGFETYWLSDGLAHEGRDEILAAFEAKGPVTVFESPRRPLGLRPARFEDGQVRLTVLRPDETAAQTATVLAYGRDPSGTERVLARAEASFEPQATEAEVALILPAELRNRVTRFEIQAARGAGAVTLTDDGLRRREVALIAGREDREGLELLSPLHYLQRALEPTADLVEGTLPDILLANPDAIIFADVADLPVAEKDDLLAWVEEGGMLLRFAGPQLAASDVSRREEDPLMPVRLREGGRSVGGAMSWGEPKALRPFPESSPFYGLALPADVTVTAQVMAQPDPELAERVIAALADGTPLVTRKRVGQGSVVLFHVTANAEWSSLPLSGLFVQMLERLAISTRPATPEARELEGTVWTPERVLDGFGGVQDAGTLPGVEGADLGAALAGDIPIGPDMRPGLYAGEDRLIALNVLGPEAVLEPVAWPARIPVEGLAVSRETALKGFVLSAALIALALDILASLWLGGRLLAPRARRSSTVAVALIAACFAAAPDNAAAQSDEAAEIFALEATTDVVLAHVITGDTRLDDVAHAGLRGLSDTLFRRTSIEPAEPIAVNLETDELAFFPFLYWPVSPNQPLPSDEAYAKLNRYLRTGGMILFDTRDADIGGFGAATPEGRKLQELAAPLDIPPLEPIPMDHVLTRTFYLLQDFPGRWASRDVWVEAAPPDAEVVEGMPFRNLNDGVTPVVIGGNDWAAAWAVERNGAAMFPVGRGYAGEQQREIAYRFGVNLIMHVLTGNYKSDQVHVPALLDRLGQ; this is encoded by the coding sequence ATGTTTGCGATCGGCCCCATAGGCTTTACCGCGCCGCTGCTGCTCTGGGCGCTGGTGGTGCTGCCGCTCCTGTGGCTGCTGCTCCGCGCCGTGCCGCCCGCACCGATCCGCCGGCGCTTTCCGGGCGTCGCGCTGCTGCTCGGGCTGGAGGATGAAGACAGCCAGACCGATCGCACGCCGTGGTGGCTGCTGCTGCTGCGGATGCTGGCCATCGCCGCCATCGTCATCGGATTTGCCGGGCCGGTGCTGAACCCCGAACAGCGCCGGGATGGCAGCGGGCCGCTGGTGATCGTGCTGGATGGCGGCTGGGCCGATGCGAGGGATTGGCCTGGGCGGATGGCTCGGATCGAGGGGCTGCTCACGGATGCCGCAGCGGCCGACCGCCCCGTGGCCGTGGTTTCGCTGACCGCTTTGCCCGCGGCGGGAGAGCTGCCAATGCTTGCCGCCGCGGCCTGGGGCCCGCGCCTTGCCGGGTTGGAGCCCACAGCCTGGCCACCGGTGAGCGGGGCGGCGGTCGACTGGGTGGAGAGCCTGGGCAACGGGTTCGAGACCTATTGGCTGTCGGACGGCCTCGCTCACGAGGGGCGCGACGAGATCCTGGCGGCTTTCGAGGCCAAGGGTCCGGTGACGGTATTCGAAAGCCCGCGCCGCCCGCTCGGGTTGCGCCCCGCGCGCTTCGAGGACGGGCAGGTCCGGCTCACCGTGCTGCGCCCCGACGAGACCGCCGCGCAAACCGCCACCGTGCTGGCCTACGGGCGCGACCCCTCGGGCACCGAGCGGGTGCTGGCGCGTGCCGAGGCCAGCTTCGAGCCGCAGGCGACCGAGGCCGAGGTGGCGCTGATCCTGCCCGCTGAGCTGCGCAACCGGGTCACCCGCTTCGAGATCCAGGCCGCCCGCGGCGCCGGGGCGGTCACGCTCACCGACGATGGCCTGCGCCGCCGCGAGGTGGCGCTGATCGCCGGGCGCGAAGACCGCGAAGGTCTCGAGCTGCTCTCGCCGCTGCACTACCTGCAGCGCGCTCTGGAGCCCACCGCCGACCTCGTCGAAGGGACTCTGCCCGATATCCTGCTCGCCAATCCCGACGCGATCATCTTCGCCGATGTGGCTGACCTGCCGGTTGCGGAGAAGGACGATCTGCTGGCCTGGGTCGAGGAAGGCGGGATGCTGCTGCGTTTTGCGGGGCCGCAGCTGGCGGCATCTGACGTGAGCCGCCGCGAGGAAGACCCGCTGATGCCGGTGCGCCTGCGCGAGGGCGGCCGTTCGGTGGGCGGTGCGATGAGCTGGGGCGAGCCCAAGGCGCTGCGGCCCTTTCCGGAGAGCTCTCCGTTTTATGGCCTCGCCTTGCCCGCGGATGTGACGGTGACCGCTCAGGTCATGGCCCAACCCGACCCGGAACTGGCCGAGCGCGTCATTGCCGCGCTGGCCGATGGCACGCCCCTGGTGACCCGCAAGCGCGTGGGGCAGGGCAGCGTGGTTCTGTTTCACGTCACCGCCAATGCCGAGTGGTCGAGCCTGCCGCTCTCGGGCCTCTTCGTGCAGATGCTGGAACGGCTGGCGATCTCGACCCGGCCCGCGACGCCCGAGGCACGCGAGCTGGAGGGCACGGTCTGGACACCCGAGCGCGTTCTCGACGGCTTCGGCGGGGTGCAGGATGCGGGCACTCTGCCGGGCGTGGAGGGTGCGGACCTCGGTGCGGCGCTGGCCGGCGACATCCCCATCGGCCCCGACATGCGCCCGGGTCTTTACGCGGGGGAGGATCGGCTGATCGCACTCAACGTGCTTGGTCCGGAGGCCGTTCTGGAGCCTGTCGCCTGGCCGGCGCGGATTCCGGTGGAGGGGCTGGCGGTGAGCCGGGAGACGGCGTTGAAGGGCTTCGTGCTCTCGGCGGCGCTGATCGCTCTGGCGCTCGACATCCTCGCATCGCTCTGGCTCGGCGGCCGCCTCCTTGCGCCGCGTGCGCGGCGTTCCTCGACGGTCGCAGTGGCGCTCATCGCTGCCTGCTTCGCGGCCGCGCCGGACAATGCGGCGGCGCAAAGCGACGAGGCGGCGGAGATATTCGCGCTGGAGGCCACCACAGACGTGGTTCTGGCCCATGTCATCACCGGTGACACGCGGCTCGATGACGTGGCGCATGCCGGGCTTCGGGGCCTCTCCGATACGCTCTTCCGCCGCACTTCGATCGAGCCGGCCGAACCCATCGCCGTGAACCTCGAAACGGATGAGCTGGCCTTCTTTCCCTTTCTCTACTGGCCGGTCAGCCCGAACCAGCCGCTCCCCTCCGACGAGGCCTATGCCAAGCTCAACCGCTACCTGCGAACCGGTGGGATGATCCTGTTCGACACCCGCGACGCCGACATCGGCGGCTTCGGTGCGGCCACGCCCGAGGGGCGCAAGCTGCAGGAGCTGGCCGCCCCGCTCGACATTCCGCCGCTTGAGCCGATCCCGATGGATCATGTGCTGACCCGAACTTTCTACCTGCTGCAGGATTTTCCCGGCCGCTGGGCCAGCCGGGATGTCTGGGTCGAGGCCGCGCCGCCCGATGCGGAGGTGGTGGAGGGCATGCCCTTCCGCAACCTCAATGACGGGGTGACGCCGGTGGTGATCGGCGGCAACGACTGGGCGGCGGCCTGGGCGGTGGAGCGCAATGGCGCGGCGATGTTTCCCGTGGGGCGTGGCTATGCAGGCGAGCAGCAGCGCGAGATCGCCTATCGCTTCGGGGTGAACCTCATCATGCATGTGCTCACCGGCAACTACAAAAGCGACCAGGTCCACGTGCCGGCCCTGCTCGACAGGTTGGGCCAATGA